One part of the Rutidosis leptorrhynchoides isolate AG116_Rl617_1_P2 chromosome 1, CSIRO_AGI_Rlap_v1, whole genome shotgun sequence genome encodes these proteins:
- the LOC139845330 gene encoding heat shock cognate 70 kDa protein-like gives MAKTPAIGIDLGTTYSCVAVWQNNRIEVIPNEQGNRTTPSCVAFTDSDRLIGDAAKNQITRNSANTVFDAKRLIGKRYADATVQSDMKVWPFKIVEGENGKPMIEVTYQGVTKLISPEEISSMVLTKMKETADTYLNDNVTSAVITVPAYFDDLQRQATKDAATIAGLNVLRLISEPTVAAVAYGLDQKSKIRGAKNVVIFDLGGGTFDVSLVTINEGKLDVKGVDGDAHLGGEDFDNRMVDHFVAEFNRKEKKDVSKNPRALARLRVACERAKRILSSTTFTIIEVDCLYDGVDFSAKISRAKFEELNMDFFNKCMEIVNRCLEDAKWDKKMVDEVVLVGGSTRIPKVQQMLQEFFDGKDLCKTINPDEAVAYGAAVLAAKLSGQGNQMVQELTLSDVTPLSLGYNLLGDVMGVLIPKNTPIPVMREHIIITTMDYQPAFRIMVYQGERSKASDNIHIGELTLHNIPAALRGVTRAKVRFEIDVDGLLKVSAEVLTTGQKENIKIANGKRSLSKEEIEKMLNDAKKFKVEDQNYRARVRAYNDLEYYVYLMKRRVNDDNVRKMLNPQDLSKMDDLVEGAMVWLEMYKLAEVDVIAEKKKKLECVFNSIIGQLM, from the exons ATGGCAAAAACACCGGCGATCGGAATTGATTTAGGGACAACGTACTCGTGTGTAGCAGTTTGGCAAAACAATCGCATTGAAGTCATCCCTAATGAACAAGGCAATCGAACCACTCCTTCTTGTGTTGCTTTTACCGACTCTGATCGTTTGATCGGTGACGCGGCAAAGAACCAAATCACCAGGAACTCTGCAAACACTGTTTTCG ATGCCAAAAGACTAATTGGAAAGAGGTATGCTGATGCTACTGTACAAAGTGACATGAAAGTTTGGCCTTTTAAGATTGTAGAAGGGGAAAATGGTAAGCCAATGATTGAAGTAACGTATCAGGGTGTTACTAAGCTGATTTCTCCTGAAGAAATTTCATCCATGGTGCTAACAAAGATGAAAGAGACAGCTGATACATACCTTAATGACAATGTGACATCAGCAGTCATCACTGTACCAGCTTATTTTGACGATTTACAACGACAAGCTACTAAAGATGCAGCTACTATTGCTGGCCTTAATGTTTTGCGCTTGATCAGTGAACCGACTGTAGCAGCTGTAGCTTACGGTCTGGACCAGAAGTCCAAAATCAGAGGTGCAAAAAATGTGGTTATATTTGACTTAGGCGGTGGTACGTTTGATGTATCTCTTGTTACCATTAATGAAGGGAAGTTAGATGTTAAGGGTGTTGATGGTGATGCTCATTTAGGTGGTGAGGATTTTGATAATCGAATGGTGGATCACTTTGTTGCGGAATTTAAtaggaaagaaaagaaagatgttaGCAAGAATCCAAGAGCGTTAGCGAGGCTGAGAGTGGCTTGTGAGAGAGCAAAGAGGATTCTCTCTTCGACAACTTTTACTATTATAGAAGTTGACTGCTTGTATGATGGTGTTGATTTTTCAGCAAAGATTTCTCGGGCTAAGTTTGAGGAGTTGAATATGGATTTCTTTAATAAGTGTATGGAAATTGTAAATAGATGTCTTGAAGATGCAAAATGGGATAAGAAAATGGTAGATGAGGTGGTCCTGGTTGGTGGGTCCACAAGGATTCCAAAGGTTCAACAAATGTTACAGGAATTTTTTGATGGTAAGGACTTGTGCAAGACAATCAATCCTGATGAGGCTGTTGCGTATGGTGCAGCTGTTTTGGCTGCAAAGCTTAGTGGTCAGGGCAATCAAATGGTTCAAGAGTTGACGTTGTCGGATGTCACCCCTCTTTCACTTGGTTATAATCTATTAGGGGATGTCATGGGTGTTCTCATCCCGAAAAACACCCCAATACCTGTTATGAGAGAGCATATTATCATTACAACTATGGACTACCAACCCGCTTTTAGAATCATGGTTTATCAGGGAGAGAGAAGTAAAGCAAGCGACAACATTCATATAGGTGAATTGACTCTTCATAATATTCCTGCAGCCCTTAGGGGTGTTACAAGAGCAAAGGTTAGGTTTGAAATTGATGTTGATGGACTTCTGAAAGTTTCCGCTGAGGTATTGACCACTGGTCAGAAGGAAAACATCAAAATCGCAAACGGTAAGAGAAGTctttcaaaggaagaaattgagAAGATGTTGAATGACGCAAAGAAATTCAAAGTTGAGGATCAAAATTACCGAGCGAGAGTCAGAGCCTATAACGACTTGGAGTATTACGTTTATCTAATGAAAAGAAGAGTGAATGATGACAACGTCAGGAAGATGCTAAATCCGCAAGATTTGAGTAAGATGGATGATTTGGTGGAGGGTGCAATGGTGTGGCTTGAAATGTATAAGCTAGCAGAAGTCGATGTGATTGCAGAAAAGAAGAAGAAACTGGAATGCGTCTTCAACTCGATAATTGGTCAGTTAATGTAA